A genome region from Salvia hispanica cultivar TCC Black 2014 unplaced genomic scaffold, UniMelb_Shisp_WGS_1.0 HiC_scaffold_83, whole genome shotgun sequence includes the following:
- the LOC125200166 gene encoding protein translation factor SUI1 homolog 2 — protein MSDLDIQIPTTFDPFTDANADNSSTGSKDYVHIRVQQRNGRKSLTTVQGLKKEFSYNKILKDLKKEFCCNGTVVQDPELGQVIQLQGDQRKNVSTFLVQAGIVKKDYIKIHGF, from the exons ATGTCTGATCTTGATATCCAGATTCCCACTACTTTTG ATCCTTTTACTGATGCAAATGCTGATAACTCTAGCACTGGGTCAAAGGATTACGTACACATTCGAGTACAGCAGCGGAATGGTCGGAAAAGCCTGACAACTGTGCAGGGATTGAAGAAGGAGTTTAGCTACAACAAAATCTTGAAGGATCTTAAGAAGGAGTTTTGCTGCAATGGAACTGTTGTCCAGGATCCAGAACTAGGCCAG GTTATTCAACTCCAAGGTGATCAGCGAAAGAACGTCTCTACTTTTCTTGTTCAG GCTGGAATTGTGAAGAAGGACTATATCAAGATTCATGGTTTCTAA